From Nicotiana tabacum cultivar K326 chromosome 22, ASM71507v2, whole genome shotgun sequence, one genomic window encodes:
- the LOC107800895 gene encoding DNA repair protein XRCC4 isoform X2 — translation MGSASPKHTCLKLEIPSKTQRERIFVKGTWFSSHFDLFITDGLEAWTCLASEEEVEDRASQWDQPVSEYIDLGEKYLGLQQPGSVYGFDDAGSGHKRLSWTFEKEGTKLEWRWKCQLSPNSKKTTADILDFLMDANIRLSDEVVSKTQSFERLREEAEKCLTQSEKLSKEKEEFESAIYAKFVGVLNSKKKKLRELRDKLSKQGPAVQEPVEEDDTQSTDRTETFDEGSDDEKSGEEVEKEDVGTSSKKQDVGTSKDVPARRGRGRGRKRK, via the exons ATGGGGTCAGCAAGTCCAAAACACACCTGCCTCAAACTGGAAATTCCCAGCAAGACGCAGAGGGAGCGAATATTCGTTAAGGGCACGTGGTTTTCTTCTCACTTTGACCTCTTCATCACTGACGGTCTCGAAGCTTGGACTTGCCTTG CGTCGGAGGAAGAGGTAGAAGATAGAGCATCTCAGTGGGATCAACCCGTTTCTGAGTATATTGATTTGGGTGAAAAGTATTTGGGACTTCAACAGCCCGGCTCTGTTTATGGCTTTGATGATGCTGGCTCTGGGCATAAAAGG CTTTCCTGGACATTTGAGAAAGAAGGCACAAAGCTGGAATGGCGGTGGAAATGCCAACTGTCTCCTAATAGCAAGAAAACTACGGCAGACATCTTGGACTTTCTCATGGATGCAAACATTAGACTGAGT gACGAGGTTGTCAGTAAAACTCAATCATTtgagaggctgagagaggaggcTGAAAAATGTTTAACACAAAGCGAGAAACTCAGCAAAGAGAAAGAAGAATTTGAATCTGCAATATATGCAAAG TTTGTCGGAGTCCTgaattcaaagaagaaaaaactcAGAGAACTTCGCGATAAGCTCTCAAAACAGGGACCTGCTGTTCAAGAGCCGGTAGAAGAGGACGACACACAATCTACAGACAGAACTGAGACCTTTGATGAGGGAAGTGATGACGAAAAAAGCGGGGAGGAGGTTGAGAAGGAAGATGTTGGCACTTCGTCAAAAAAGCAAGATGTTGGCACTTCTAAAGATGTTCCAGCCAGAAGGGGAAGGGGTCGTGGTCGAAAGAGAAAGTAA
- the LOC107800895 gene encoding DNA repair protein XRCC4 isoform X1 yields MGSASPKHTCLKLEIPSKTQRERIFVKGTWFSSHFDLFITDGLEAWTCLASEEEVEDRASQWDQPVSEYIDLGEKYLGLQQPGSVYGFDDAGSGHKRLSWTFEKEGTKLEWRWKCQLSPNSKKTTADILDFLMDANIRLSDEVVSKTQSFERLREEAEKCLTQSEKLSKEKEEFESAIYAKVLFSVQALRSFIISQFVGVLNSKKKKLRELRDKLSKQGPAVQEPVEEDDTQSTDRTETFDEGSDDEKSGEEVEKEDVGTSSKKQDVGTSKDVPARRGRGRGRKRK; encoded by the exons ATGGGGTCAGCAAGTCCAAAACACACCTGCCTCAAACTGGAAATTCCCAGCAAGACGCAGAGGGAGCGAATATTCGTTAAGGGCACGTGGTTTTCTTCTCACTTTGACCTCTTCATCACTGACGGTCTCGAAGCTTGGACTTGCCTTG CGTCGGAGGAAGAGGTAGAAGATAGAGCATCTCAGTGGGATCAACCCGTTTCTGAGTATATTGATTTGGGTGAAAAGTATTTGGGACTTCAACAGCCCGGCTCTGTTTATGGCTTTGATGATGCTGGCTCTGGGCATAAAAGG CTTTCCTGGACATTTGAGAAAGAAGGCACAAAGCTGGAATGGCGGTGGAAATGCCAACTGTCTCCTAATAGCAAGAAAACTACGGCAGACATCTTGGACTTTCTCATGGATGCAAACATTAGACTGAGT gACGAGGTTGTCAGTAAAACTCAATCATTtgagaggctgagagaggaggcTGAAAAATGTTTAACACAAAGCGAGAAACTCAGCAAAGAGAAAGAAGAATTTGAATCTGCAATATATGCAAAGGTGCTGTTTTCAGTCCAAGCACTAAGATCTTTTATTATTTCTCAG TTTGTCGGAGTCCTgaattcaaagaagaaaaaactcAGAGAACTTCGCGATAAGCTCTCAAAACAGGGACCTGCTGTTCAAGAGCCGGTAGAAGAGGACGACACACAATCTACAGACAGAACTGAGACCTTTGATGAGGGAAGTGATGACGAAAAAAGCGGGGAGGAGGTTGAGAAGGAAGATGTTGGCACTTCGTCAAAAAAGCAAGATGTTGGCACTTCTAAAGATGTTCCAGCCAGAAGGGGAAGGGGTCGTGGTCGAAAGAGAAAGTAA